In the genome of Terribacillus sp. FSL K6-0262, one region contains:
- a CDS encoding mechanosensitive ion channel family protein yields the protein MNFLTDGLQLNYDGLIEKTISIGLQLLLIIIGYFILRAIGKKLISSSLSKASSKQRISTSRMKTLEKLLINTYGYTLIFLLIVMVFGTFHIQIGPLIAGAGIIGLAIGFGAQGLVSDIVTGFFILLERQIEVGDVVTTSGYNGVVEEVGLRTTQVRSFDGTLNFIPNRNINGISNHSRGNMRAMVDIGISYEDDIDHALSVLQEICDTFKEDERFREGPDVIGVEALGASEVTLRIIGHTANNEQYGAERDMKKAIKEAFDREGIEIPYPHQVFLQRTAEGAKQ from the coding sequence ATGAACTTTCTGACAGACGGACTACAATTAAACTATGATGGCTTGATTGAAAAAACCATATCAATCGGCCTGCAGCTGCTGCTGATCATCATCGGGTACTTCATCCTTCGAGCCATCGGGAAAAAACTGATCAGCTCCAGCTTGAGTAAAGCAAGCAGCAAACAGCGCATTTCGACAAGCAGAATGAAAACGCTCGAGAAGCTGCTGATCAATACATACGGGTACACCTTGATATTCCTTTTGATTGTCATGGTTTTCGGTACCTTCCATATCCAGATCGGCCCGCTGATTGCAGGTGCAGGTATCATCGGTCTTGCCATCGGATTCGGTGCCCAAGGTCTGGTAAGTGATATTGTGACTGGATTCTTCATCCTTCTGGAGCGTCAAATCGAAGTCGGCGATGTTGTAACGACGTCTGGATACAACGGTGTGGTGGAGGAAGTAGGTTTGCGGACGACACAGGTGCGCAGCTTCGATGGCACACTGAATTTCATCCCGAACCGAAATATCAACGGCATCAGCAACCATTCCCGCGGCAATATGCGGGCGATGGTCGATATCGGCATCAGCTATGAAGATGACATTGATCACGCACTGAGCGTCCTGCAGGAAATATGTGATACATTCAAGGAAGACGAACGCTTCCGAGAAGGACCTGATGTCATCGGCGTCGAAGCACTGGGAGCTTCGGAGGTCACCTTGCGGATCATCGGTCATACCGCCAATAATGAACAGTACGGGGCAGAACGTGATATGAAGAAAGCAATCAAGGAGGCCTTCGACAGAGAAGGCATCGAGATCCCTTATCCACATCAAGTTTTTCTTCAGCGGACAGCAGAAGGCGCAAAGCAATAA
- a CDS encoding hemolysin III family protein: MFTKKEEAAHSITHGFGALLSIAALAVALALASFTKDPWVIVSVAIYGTTMLLMYLSSTIVHALPEGKVKDVFQIFDHAAIYLFIAGTYTPLLLISLRGSLGWTIFGIVWGIALAGIIFKIFFVKKFLIMSTVFYVLMGWMIVLVWEQMLAVLPQQTILYLIIGGLFYTIGAVFYVWRRIPYHHAVWHLFVLAGSAFHFFAILFLI; encoded by the coding sequence ATGTTCACGAAAAAAGAAGAAGCAGCCCACTCCATCACCCATGGCTTCGGTGCATTGCTCAGTATCGCGGCGCTTGCTGTTGCGCTCGCCTTGGCAAGCTTCACGAAAGATCCCTGGGTCATTGTCTCCGTAGCGATCTATGGGACGACAATGCTGCTTATGTATCTCTCTTCGACAATCGTCCATGCATTGCCCGAGGGGAAAGTGAAGGATGTTTTCCAGATTTTCGATCACGCAGCCATCTACCTCTTCATAGCAGGTACCTATACACCCTTATTGCTGATCAGCCTCAGAGGCTCGCTTGGATGGACGATCTTTGGCATTGTTTGGGGAATCGCTCTTGCGGGAATCATCTTCAAGATTTTCTTCGTGAAAAAATTCCTTATCATGTCGACAGTCTTTTATGTCTTGATGGGCTGGATGATCGTTTTGGTATGGGAACAGATGCTGGCAGTTTTGCCGCAGCAGACAATCCTGTATCTTATCATCGGCGGCCTTTTCTATACAATAGGCGCTGTGTTCTATGTTTGGCGCAGGATTCCATACCATCATGCGGTTTGGCATCTATTCGTACTGGCGGGATCGGCGTTTCATTTCTTCGCCATCCTATTCCTCATCTAA
- the dapD gene encoding 2,3,4,5-tetrahydropyridine-2,6-dicarboxylate N-acetyltransferase, which translates to MKMMDANEIISFISNSKKSTPVKVYVKGSGLDTLTYPESVKAFPEANTAVLFGEWSELEGFLKDTAAIEDYVIENDRRNSAIPLLDMKGVNARIEPGAVIRDQVEIGDGAVIMMGASINIGSVIGEGTMIDMNVVMGGRATVGKNCHIGAGTVLAGVIEPPSAKPVVIEDDVVIGANVVVLEGVTVGKGAIVAAGAIVTEDVAPNTLVGGTPARVLKEIDDQTKSKTEIRQELRKLN; encoded by the coding sequence GTGAAAATGATGGACGCAAATGAAATCATCTCTTTCATTTCGAATAGTAAAAAATCTACACCAGTCAAAGTATACGTCAAAGGAAGTGGCCTGGACACGCTGACTTACCCAGAGAGTGTAAAAGCTTTCCCTGAAGCGAACACAGCAGTTCTATTCGGAGAATGGAGCGAATTGGAAGGCTTTTTGAAAGATACTGCAGCAATCGAGGATTATGTCATCGAGAATGACCGCCGTAATTCTGCGATTCCGCTCTTGGATATGAAAGGAGTCAATGCCCGCATCGAGCCAGGCGCAGTCATCCGTGATCAAGTTGAAATCGGTGATGGCGCAGTCATCATGATGGGTGCTTCCATCAATATCGGCTCTGTCATCGGTGAAGGTACGATGATCGATATGAACGTCGTAATGGGCGGTCGTGCGACTGTTGGCAAGAACTGCCACATCGGTGCCGGAACTGTCTTGGCGGGTGTCATCGAGCCGCCATCCGCTAAACCAGTCGTAATCGAGGATGATGTTGTCATCGGTGCGAATGTTGTAGTATTGGAAGGCGTCACAGTAGGTAAAGGAGCAATCGTCGCCGCTGGCGCGATTGTAACGGAAGATGTAGCTCCAAACACACTCGTTGGCGGAACACCAGCACGTGTACTGAAAGAAATCGATGACCAGACAAAATCCAAGACAGAGATTCGTCAGGAACTTCGTAAATTGAACTAA
- the thiT gene encoding energy-coupled thiamine transporter ThiT — MQSRGKVLFLVEVAIFAALAFVLDLFSFKAWAQGGSISLQMVPIFLMAFRWGWKGGLATGLITGLLQLVTNPYIIHVVQGFLDYPLAFTLVGLAAVTAGSARKAAKDNNRTKLVGFLIIGTLIGSIGRFASHFVGGMVFFGSAAAPGQSVWAYSLIYNGSYLLPSFIASIIVILILVLAQPKFILPKK; from the coding sequence ATGCAATCAAGAGGCAAGGTTTTATTTTTAGTGGAGGTGGCAATATTCGCCGCGCTCGCATTCGTACTGGACTTATTTTCATTTAAAGCATGGGCACAGGGAGGCAGTATCTCCTTGCAGATGGTCCCGATATTTTTGATGGCGTTTCGCTGGGGATGGAAAGGAGGACTTGCAACCGGGTTGATTACCGGGCTGCTTCAATTAGTCACCAACCCCTATATCATACATGTTGTCCAAGGTTTTTTGGATTATCCTTTGGCCTTCACTTTAGTTGGTCTGGCAGCTGTGACGGCTGGATCAGCTCGTAAAGCGGCAAAAGATAATAACCGAACCAAGCTTGTTGGATTCCTGATCATTGGAACACTGATTGGAAGTATTGGACGGTTCGCTTCACATTTTGTAGGCGGGATGGTCTTTTTCGGATCAGCAGCCGCTCCCGGGCAGAGTGTATGGGCATATTCACTTATATATAATGGCTCCTACTTGCTGCCGAGCTTCATCGCGAGTATCATAGTCATCCTCATTCTGGTTTTGGCCCAGCCGAAATTCATTTTGCCAAAGAAATGA
- a CDS encoding FbpB family small basic protein, which yields MRPRKLSLEELITQNKNELLQDDQAMLRIEESLDDKYGIQSDHLE from the coding sequence ATGAGACCCCGTAAGCTTTCTTTAGAGGAATTGATCACGCAAAACAAAAATGAGTTATTGCAGGATGACCAGGCGATGCTTCGGATCGAAGAATCCTTGGATGATAAGTACGGCATCCAGTCTGATCATTTGGAATGA
- a CDS encoding aspartyl-phosphate phosphatase Spo0E family protein yields the protein MVIKLILPEHARYCLQHSNKLINLNRLTQQIEVLREQMAEVAFEKGFTSSESIAKSQELDKLLNLYEAKRKI from the coding sequence ATGGTGATCAAATTGATATTGCCTGAACACGCCAGATATTGCCTGCAGCACTCCAATAAACTAATCAATTTAAATAGGCTGACGCAGCAGATTGAAGTACTGCGTGAGCAGATGGCGGAAGTAGCATTCGAAAAAGGGTTCACAAGCAGTGAATCGATAGCGAAAAGCCAGGAATTGGACAAGCTGCTGAATCTATATGAAGCAAAAAGAAAGATATAA
- a CDS encoding N-acetyldiaminopimelate deacetylase has protein sequence MEDILIKIRRDLHRIPELGFQEEKTQAYLLEYIRNLPQEHLDIKLWRTGIIVRVAGSVGSKTIAYRTDIDGLPITEATGLPYESEHKGRMHACGHDLHMTIALGALTACAKDQPAQNIVFIFQPAEEGPGGALPLMQSGILKEWWPDEIFALHIAPELPVGTVSSREGLLFANTSELFIDFKGKGGHAAYPHLTRDMVVAASTFVTNIQGIVARNLDPLQSAVITIGKMESGFVQNTIAETARLEGTIRTMDPGAIALIKQHIEQQARGFEISHDCEISIDYGSNYYQVFNDSDKVEAFRNALDKTSLTFKAASPAMTGEDFGYMLKEIPGFMFWLGVDSPYGLHHSKLQPDELALSYGVEAVSAYIDQA, from the coding sequence ATGGAAGATATATTGATCAAAATCAGGCGGGATTTGCATCGCATACCAGAGCTAGGCTTCCAGGAAGAAAAAACGCAGGCCTATTTGCTGGAATATATCCGCAATCTCCCGCAAGAGCACTTGGATATCAAATTGTGGCGGACTGGCATCATCGTCAGGGTTGCTGGTTCAGTCGGCTCAAAAACGATTGCCTATAGGACCGATATCGATGGATTGCCGATCACGGAAGCCACTGGATTGCCATATGAGTCAGAGCATAAAGGTCGTATGCATGCCTGCGGCCATGATTTGCATATGACCATCGCTTTAGGTGCATTGACGGCTTGTGCCAAGGACCAGCCTGCACAAAACATCGTTTTCATTTTCCAGCCTGCAGAGGAAGGGCCGGGTGGTGCTTTGCCTCTAATGCAGAGCGGTATTTTAAAAGAATGGTGGCCGGATGAAATATTCGCGCTCCATATCGCCCCTGAGCTGCCTGTCGGTACGGTTTCCTCCAGGGAAGGCTTATTGTTCGCCAATACGAGTGAGCTGTTCATCGATTTCAAGGGCAAAGGCGGACATGCTGCATATCCGCATTTGACACGGGATATGGTCGTGGCAGCCAGTACCTTTGTAACGAATATACAAGGAATCGTCGCCCGGAACTTGGACCCGCTGCAAAGTGCCGTCATCACGATCGGGAAGATGGAAAGCGGCTTCGTTCAAAATACGATTGCAGAAACTGCTCGTTTGGAGGGGACGATCCGGACGATGGATCCCGGCGCCATTGCTTTGATCAAACAGCATATCGAGCAGCAGGCAAGGGGATTTGAAATCAGCCATGATTGTGAAATCAGCATCGATTACGGATCCAATTATTATCAAGTTTTCAATGACAGCGACAAGGTCGAAGCATTCCGAAATGCATTGGATAAGACATCTTTGACATTTAAAGCAGCCTCTCCTGCAATGACTGGAGAAGACTTCGGCTATATGCTGAAGGAAATACCGGGATTTATGTTCTGGTTAGGGGTAGACTCGCCGTATGGTCTGCATCACAGCAAGCTGCAGCCGGATGAACTGGCACTATCTTACGGAGTCGAAGCGGTTTCTGCTTATATCGATCAAGCATGA
- the cbpB gene encoding cyclic-di-AMP-binding protein CbpB: MAKLELQELTGMTVEDLMIESEKVAHVQTNNPLEHALLVLVKSGYSVIPVLDHTYRLKGMISKTAILNEVLGMERFEMEKLSDLKVSETMLTDVPVLKKSDSFLTALKAVVNQAFLCVLDDEGYFEGILTRRAILKKMNRYLHEQVHYHPAADKTNV; this comes from the coding sequence ATGGCAAAATTAGAGTTGCAGGAACTCACCGGAATGACGGTGGAGGACTTGATGATCGAGTCTGAAAAAGTCGCTCATGTCCAAACGAATAACCCGCTGGAGCACGCTTTGCTTGTGCTGGTCAAATCAGGTTATTCTGTCATTCCCGTACTTGATCATACGTACAGGTTGAAAGGCATGATTTCAAAGACAGCAATCCTGAATGAAGTACTCGGCATGGAAAGGTTCGAAATGGAGAAGCTATCCGATCTGAAGGTGTCGGAAACGATGCTGACGGATGTGCCGGTGTTGAAGAAATCCGATAGCTTCCTGACAGCACTGAAGGCTGTCGTGAATCAAGCTTTCCTATGCGTGCTCGATGATGAGGGATATTTCGAAGGTATCCTGACTCGGCGGGCGATCCTCAAAAAGATGAACAGGTACTTGCATGAACAAGTGCATTATCATCCGGCCGCCGATAAGACCAATGTCTGA
- a CDS encoding TrkH family potassium uptake protein, which yields MRTYDPRWRWLNNISPTRLIILFYFTAVVISTCLLALPVAHKEGMDISFVDVLFTSVSAISVTGLASVPIQEYFNTTGIILIAFTMQLGGIGVMTLGTFVWLLFGKKIGFKERRLIMADQNQMSFRGAVSLMRQILVVVLSIELIGFLVLGTYYLQYFPTAGEAYFQGLFASISATTNGGFDITGQSLIPFQHDYFVQFVHMLLIILGAIGFPVLIEVKQYIFASKEERSFIRFSLFTKLTTITFMVLIIAGAIIIALLDSRNFFVGKSWHETLFYSLFQSVTTRSGGLATMDIADLTEQNQLFMSALMFVGASPSSAGGGIRTTTLALVVIALYHFARGNKQITVLRREIHPEDLFKAINVTIFGMILVFVSAVILASIEPFSLTEVLFEVCSAFGTVGLSLGITADLSDASKIVLMLLMFLGRVGILTFLYSLHRNSQAANFHYPKERIIIG from the coding sequence ATGCGTACCTATGACCCGCGTTGGCGATGGCTCAACAATATTTCGCCAACAAGACTGATCATTCTTTTTTATTTTACGGCAGTTGTTATTTCTACCTGCTTATTGGCCTTGCCAGTAGCTCATAAAGAAGGAATGGATATCTCCTTCGTGGATGTACTTTTTACATCTGTCAGTGCCATCAGTGTGACTGGGCTTGCCTCTGTTCCCATACAAGAATATTTCAACACGACTGGAATCATACTGATTGCGTTCACGATGCAGCTCGGCGGAATAGGTGTCATGACGCTTGGCACCTTCGTCTGGCTATTGTTCGGGAAGAAAATCGGCTTTAAGGAACGCCGTCTAATCATGGCGGATCAGAACCAAATGTCGTTCCGCGGAGCGGTCAGTCTCATGCGGCAGATCCTGGTCGTTGTTTTATCGATAGAATTGATCGGATTCCTTGTTTTGGGAACCTATTACCTGCAGTATTTCCCTACAGCAGGTGAAGCATATTTTCAAGGGCTATTCGCCTCCATCAGTGCAACGACCAATGGAGGCTTCGATATAACGGGGCAGTCACTCATCCCTTTTCAGCATGATTATTTCGTACAGTTCGTACATATGCTTTTGATCATTCTCGGAGCAATCGGCTTTCCGGTGCTTATCGAGGTGAAGCAGTACATCTTTGCTTCCAAGGAAGAGCGCAGCTTTATTCGTTTTTCCTTATTCACGAAGCTGACAACCATAACTTTCATGGTGCTTATTATTGCTGGTGCAATTATCATAGCATTGCTTGACTCCAGGAATTTCTTTGTCGGGAAATCCTGGCATGAGACTTTGTTTTACTCCCTGTTCCAATCAGTGACCACAAGGAGCGGAGGGCTTGCAACAATGGATATTGCGGACTTGACTGAACAAAATCAGTTGTTCATGTCTGCGCTGATGTTCGTTGGCGCTTCTCCGAGCAGTGCAGGGGGCGGTATCCGGACCACTACCTTAGCATTGGTTGTCATCGCGCTGTACCACTTTGCCAGGGGGAATAAGCAGATCACGGTCCTTCGCCGGGAAATCCACCCGGAAGATTTATTCAAAGCAATCAATGTGACTATTTTCGGGATGATCCTGGTATTCGTATCTGCTGTCATCCTTGCTTCGATCGAACCTTTCTCGCTCACCGAAGTGCTATTCGAAGTATGCAGTGCGTTTGGTACAGTCGGCTTAAGCCTGGGGATTACGGCTGATTTGAGTGATGCAAGCAAGATTGTCCTGATGCTGCTCATGTTCCTGGGGCGTGTCGGTATCCTGACATTCCTGTATTCCCTGCACCGTAATTCCCAAGCAGCCAACTTCCATTATCCAAAGGAACGAATCATCATCGGATAA
- a CDS encoding aminotransferase A has translation MEQLINSHVKNIQISGIRRFYNLVADKKDMISLTIGQPDFPTPLHVKEAGIEAIQSNQTTYTPNAGLMTLRSAISDFYSKYAPAYRAEDEIIVTVGASQAIDITLRTILEPGDEVILPGPVYPGYEPLISLAGGIPVLADTSSNGFKLTQSILEQYITPKTKCIILPYPSNPTGVTLTYDELKVMADFLAEKDIFILSDEIYSELTYDEAHVSIARFPQVRDKTIIINGLSKSHSMTGWRIGFTLAPAWLSDHMLKVHQYNATCATSISQYAAIEALTNGLEDPVEMREAYRVRRDYCLERLSKMGLAVEKPNGAFYIFPKFPIKKMTSLELGLALVEQAGLAIVPGDAFSEYGEGYMRISYAYSMEQLEEGMDRLERFLDSNALA, from the coding sequence ATGGAACAGCTTATCAATTCGCATGTTAAAAACATACAGATTTCCGGCATTCGCCGTTTTTACAACTTGGTGGCAGATAAAAAAGATATGATCAGTCTGACGATCGGCCAGCCCGACTTCCCGACTCCGCTTCATGTCAAAGAAGCCGGGATCGAAGCGATTCAGTCAAATCAGACAACATACACACCGAATGCAGGGCTGATGACCTTGCGGAGTGCCATCAGTGATTTTTATTCGAAATATGCCCCCGCCTATCGGGCAGAGGATGAAATCATCGTCACTGTCGGAGCATCGCAAGCAATCGATATCACATTGCGCACCATCCTTGAGCCTGGTGATGAAGTGATTTTACCTGGTCCAGTCTATCCAGGCTACGAACCGCTCATCTCACTGGCAGGCGGCATCCCCGTTCTGGCAGATACCTCTTCCAATGGATTCAAGCTGACACAATCCATCTTGGAGCAATATATTACGCCGAAGACAAAATGCATCATCCTGCCATACCCTTCCAATCCGACAGGTGTCACACTTACCTATGATGAGTTGAAGGTGATGGCAGACTTTCTTGCTGAAAAGGATATTTTCATCCTATCGGATGAAATATACAGCGAGCTGACCTATGATGAAGCCCACGTCTCGATTGCCCGCTTCCCGCAGGTAAGGGACAAGACGATAATCATTAACGGTCTGAGCAAATCCCATTCGATGACCGGCTGGCGAATAGGCTTTACATTGGCACCTGCATGGCTGAGCGACCATATGCTCAAAGTACATCAATATAATGCTACTTGTGCCACCTCCATCAGCCAGTACGCTGCAATCGAAGCACTTACGAACGGTTTGGAAGATCCCGTCGAAATGCGTGAAGCCTACCGCGTACGCAGGGATTATTGTCTGGAGCGACTTTCGAAGATGGGGCTTGCTGTAGAGAAACCAAACGGAGCGTTCTATATATTTCCGAAGTTCCCAATCAAGAAGATGACATCATTGGAGCTGGGATTGGCACTGGTTGAACAGGCTGGACTTGCAATCGTGCCTGGAGATGCATTTTCTGAATATGGGGAAGGATATATGCGGATATCGTATGCATACAGTATGGAGCAGCTAGAGGAAGGAATGGACAGGCTGGAACGCTTCCTCGATTCCAATGCATTGGCATAA
- a CDS encoding metallophosphoesterase, translating into MKKTWISAAAGTILAGAGIGYTYARYIEPAKLVTKSYTLTSERLPKAFHGLKIVQFSDLHLGYHYSIRKLRRLVRHIQAQQADVIVFTGDFADRPIRLKWKQEIVDCLTALQAPLGKFWIFGNHDYRDESDAIVAKYMKAGGFTPLHNTAALLKREQEHIVLAGIDDIIRSSPNLHAATKHSDEDSFTILLAHEPDLAENVKHLPVDVQLSGHSHGGQVRIPFYGEVIVPPYGRRYVDSYYEVGSRPLHVFVSRGVGTTRMPIRFACPPEISVISLQHGPKDVEIN; encoded by the coding sequence ATGAAGAAGACTTGGATTTCAGCAGCAGCAGGGACGATTTTAGCCGGGGCCGGCATCGGGTATACATATGCACGGTATATCGAGCCGGCCAAACTGGTGACGAAATCATATACACTGACCAGTGAACGGCTCCCCAAGGCCTTTCACGGACTGAAGATCGTCCAGTTCAGTGATCTGCATTTAGGTTATCATTACTCCATCAGAAAACTCAGACGCTTAGTGCGTCATATACAGGCTCAGCAGGCAGACGTCATTGTGTTCACCGGTGATTTTGCCGATCGGCCCATTCGGCTGAAATGGAAGCAGGAAATCGTCGATTGCCTGACTGCACTCCAAGCTCCATTAGGGAAGTTTTGGATATTTGGGAATCATGATTACCGCGACGAAAGCGATGCAATCGTTGCGAAATATATGAAAGCCGGAGGATTCACCCCCCTGCATAATACCGCTGCATTATTGAAGCGCGAACAGGAGCATATCGTGCTGGCTGGCATTGATGATATCATACGCAGTTCACCGAATTTGCATGCTGCCACCAAGCATAGCGATGAAGATTCTTTTACTATATTATTGGCGCATGAACCAGATTTGGCCGAGAACGTAAAACATCTGCCAGTGGATGTCCAGCTGTCAGGCCACTCACATGGCGGCCAGGTCCGGATTCCGTTTTACGGGGAAGTGATTGTCCCTCCTTATGGCAGGCGCTACGTGGACAGCTATTATGAAGTCGGCTCCAGGCCCCTGCATGTTTTCGTCTCGAGAGGGGTCGGTACGACAAGAATGCCCATCCGTTTCGCCTGCCCGCCGGAAATATCCGTCATTTCCTTGCAGCACGGACCGAAAGATGTGGAAATCAACTAA
- a CDS encoding YkyB family protein → MKVNWTLEDIAKALFVVNRHAKTAPDPSHLYQLKKQAVAKLLEQNKAKKIGLHFSEHPKLSRQHSTVLVQIADYYFHIPAAKEDFKILPHLGELDKTFRNPKPNLSLSQAKRILSGYLDLPQQDTRTKQQPSIKRSAFYTPSSLGQFTWPDKKKRRS, encoded by the coding sequence ATGAAAGTGAACTGGACATTAGAGGATATCGCAAAAGCGTTGTTCGTTGTGAATCGGCACGCGAAGACAGCTCCTGATCCAAGCCACTTGTATCAACTGAAAAAACAAGCTGTAGCAAAGCTGCTGGAGCAGAACAAAGCAAAAAAAATCGGTTTGCATTTCTCTGAACACCCAAAACTCAGCAGACAGCACTCCACCGTGCTGGTACAAATAGCAGACTATTACTTTCATATCCCAGCTGCAAAGGAAGATTTCAAGATACTCCCGCATCTGGGAGAATTGGACAAGACTTTTCGGAATCCGAAGCCGAATCTATCCCTATCCCAGGCAAAGCGGATCCTTTCCGGCTATTTGGATTTACCGCAGCAGGATACCAGGACAAAACAGCAGCCATCCATTAAAAGATCGGCATTCTATACGCCATCCTCACTCGGTCAGTTCACCTGGCCCGACAAGAAAAAGCGGCGCAGCTAA
- a CDS encoding general stress protein, with product MKPYLKEYTNDEKLQEDIQQLSTKGVNKDNIYVLSHDDDRTKRVSSKVDANTIGLSEMGAKSAVGSMFSKPGDELRTKLKEIGFSQEEAEDFEEDLDEGKIFLIVTETENVECLLI from the coding sequence ATGAAACCCTATCTGAAAGAGTATACAAACGACGAAAAGCTTCAGGAAGACATTCAGCAGCTGAGTACAAAAGGTGTAAACAAAGATAATATTTATGTCTTGTCACATGATGACGACAGAACAAAGCGTGTATCCAGCAAAGTGGACGCCAATACAATCGGCCTATCCGAGATGGGTGCCAAAAGTGCGGTCGGGAGCATGTTCAGTAAACCTGGGGATGAGCTTCGTACAAAACTGAAGGAAATCGGCTTTTCCCAAGAAGAAGCCGAGGATTTCGAGGAGGATCTGGATGAAGGGAAAATCTTCTTGATTGTCACCGAAACGGAAAATGTCGAATGCTTGCTTATTTAA
- a CDS encoding methyltransferase domain-containing protein: protein MVNKTTEVSAAEVLELLEIEGGEKVIVFGAGNGELVIPIAHKTKDRVTALEEDEALLEELSLRAEEETLSNIDRMPSGVGRLNFPDASFQRGLAAFVLDNTDDLELAVQEIYRITIEKGIVVALGFSKDQSAGLLTDKLSKAGFDVTAGDLNEELYYVKAFKA, encoded by the coding sequence ATGGTGAATAAGACAACAGAAGTTTCGGCAGCAGAGGTGCTGGAGCTCCTGGAAATAGAGGGCGGAGAAAAAGTGATCGTCTTTGGTGCTGGTAACGGGGAGCTGGTTATACCGATTGCCCATAAAACGAAGGATCGTGTGACTGCCCTTGAAGAAGATGAAGCTTTATTGGAGGAATTATCGCTCCGTGCAGAGGAAGAGACACTATCGAATATCGATCGGATGCCGAGCGGAGTGGGCAGACTGAATTTTCCGGATGCATCCTTCCAGCGCGGGCTGGCAGCGTTTGTATTGGACAATACGGATGATCTCGAGTTAGCTGTTCAGGAGATATACAGAATCACCATCGAAAAGGGCATTGTTGTTGCACTTGGTTTCAGCAAGGATCAGAGTGCCGGCTTGCTTACCGATAAATTGTCGAAGGCAGGGTTTGACGTGACGGCAGGGGATCTGAATGAGGAATTATATTATGTAAAAGCATTCAAAGCATGA
- a CDS encoding YwpF family protein, whose translation MKTFKLVELTLYSTDQGSMEGKEMKLSEGLIINKEEDNEWVLEAVLGKEDLEVVQTLSEDRKVLLAEVRITKPENRLALFLIQVLEVNDLGDEGNVIMRGRLAREDRLDLLTAIKKLRKDGLEEGEILSSGIGRAE comes from the coding sequence GTGAAAACTTTCAAATTGGTGGAATTAACCTTATATTCCACGGATCAAGGATCGATGGAAGGGAAGGAAATGAAACTATCGGAGGGCTTGATCATCAATAAGGAGGAGGATAACGAATGGGTATTGGAAGCAGTCCTTGGCAAAGAGGATTTGGAGGTCGTACAGACATTATCTGAGGACCGCAAAGTCCTGCTTGCGGAAGTAAGGATCACAAAACCTGAGAATCGGCTGGCCTTGTTTTTGATACAAGTATTGGAGGTCAATGATTTAGGGGATGAAGGAAATGTAATCATGCGGGGCAGACTTGCAAGGGAAGACCGGCTGGATTTGCTTACTGCAATCAAAAAGCTTCGCAAGGATGGGCTGGAAGAGGGAGAAATCCTCTCAAGCGGAATCGGCAGAGCTGAGTAA